The following coding sequences lie in one Silene latifolia isolate original U9 population chromosome 5, ASM4854445v1, whole genome shotgun sequence genomic window:
- the LOC141657300 gene encoding protein STRICTOSIDINE SYNTHASE-LIKE 10-like, translating to MFVCAKPIQEKTKTTMVRGSDAVLAASTIVAFLALLFLYLPPFIYPPPLSDSHNLLNSSVPVPVHAAFGPESLAFDPTGSGPYVGVADGRVLKWCQDTNSWIDFAFTSSQRKECTQPFAPELEHVCGRPLGLRFERKSGDLYIADAYFGLQVVGPEGGLATIVATEAQGQPFYFTNDLDIDEEEDVIYFTDSSTAFRRRDFMLSILTGDRTGRFMKYDKSTKQVTVLLRDLAFPNGVVLSKDRSFVLVSETRLCRILRYWLKGPNTGKTETFAELPGYPDNIRRNPKGEFWVGVHSKKTGLANWILRNPWFGTSFLLKLPLSFRQLHLLFVGGHHGIAMKLSSEGRVLEILEDVQGEVVRYISEVEERDGKLWIGSVMMPSIWTYELE from the exons atgtttgTTTGCGCAAAACCAATTcaagaaaaaacaaagacaacaaTGGTGAGAGGCTCTGATGCTGTGCTAGCTGCGTCCACCATTGTCGCATTCTTAGCCCTTTTATTCCTTTACCTTCCTCCATTCATCTACCCTCCTCCGCTTTCCGACTCCCATAATCTCCTTAACTCCTCTGTACCTGTCCCGGTCCATGCTGCTTTTGGCCCTGAGAGCTTGGCTTTTGATCCTACCGGGTCCGGTCCGTATGTTGGTGTTGCTGATGGTCGGGTTCTTAAATGGTGTCAAGATACAAACTCTTGGATTGACTTTGCCTTCACTTCATCTCAGAG AAAGGAGTGTACTCAACCATTTGCACCAGAGCTTGAGCATGTTTGTGGGCGGCCGCTTGGTCTGAGATTTGAACGAAAAAGCGGAGACTTGTACATTGCAGATGCCTACTTTGGCCTTCAAGTAGTTGGACCGGAAGGAGGTTTGGCAACAATAGTAGCCACTGAAGCTCAAGGCCAGCCTTTTTATTTCACAAATGATCTGGATATTGATGAAGAAGAGGATGTCATCTACTTTACAGATTCAAGCACTGCGTTTCGTAGAAG GGATTTCATGCTATCAATTCTGACGGGGGACAGAACAGGCAGATTCATGAAGTATGATAAATCAACCAAACAAGTAACTGTCCTATTGCGCGATCTTGCATTTCCAAATGGAGTAGTATTAAGCAAAGACCGTTCTTTTGTGCTAGTATCCGAGACTAGACTATGCCGGATCTTAAGGTATTGGCTTAAGGGTCCAAACACTGGTAAAACCGAAACATTTGCTGAACTACCCGGGTACCCGGATAACATAAGGAGGAATCCAAAGGGTGAGTTTTGGGTTGGGGTCCACTCAAAGAAGACGGGGTTAGCCAATTGGATTCTAAGAAACCCGTGGTTTGGGACATCCTTTCTACTAAAGCTACCTCTGAGTTTCCGACAATTGCACCTTTTGTTCGTCGGAGGACACCATGGAATTGCCATGAAACTGAGTTCGGAAGGAAGGGTTCTCGAGATTCTCGAAGACGTCCAAGGGGAGGTAGTGAGGTATATTAGTGAAGTTGAAGAGAGGGATGGAAAGTTGTGGATTGGTTCAGTTATGATGCCTTCTATATGGACTTATGAGTTGGAATAA